In a genomic window of Glycine max cultivar Williams 82 chromosome 13, Glycine_max_v4.0, whole genome shotgun sequence:
- the LOC100777106 gene encoding phosphatidylinositol transfer protein 3 — protein MSVDSKKSASNGQEKMLLSQEQQALINEVRKLIGPQSGKASIFCSDACISRYLRARNWNVKKAVKMLKLTLKWREEYKPEEIRWEDIAHEAETGKIYRTNYIDKHGRTVLVMRPSRQNSKSTKGQIKYLVYCMENAILNLPPEQEQMVWLIDFQGFNMSHISIKVTRETAHVLQEHYPERLGLAILYNAPKFFEPFFTMVKPLLETKTYNKVKFGYSDDQNTKKIMEDLFDFDHLESAFGGNDDTGFDINRYAERMKEDDKKTYSLWTRENSPPSVPNLALSLDSTRLESDTDASDSEKIDSSPDLVMDTGIINPDQKSLVNEGEKNASADIH, from the exons ATGAGTGTGGATTCAAAGAAAAGTGCCTCTAATGGCCAGGAGAAAATGTTGCTATCACAAGAACAGCAAGCATTG ATCAATGAGGTGAGAAAGTTAATCGGGCCACAGTCTGGTAAGGCGTCCATTTTTTGTTCTGATGCATGCATCTCAAGGTATTTGAGAGCACGGAATTGGAATGTCAAGAAGGCAGTGAAAATGTTGAAGCTGACCCTGAAATGGAGAGAGGAATACAAACCAGAAGAGATTCGCTGG GAAGATATTGCTCATGAAGCAGAGACAGGAAAAATCTATAGAACAAATTACATTGACAAGCATGGGAGAACAGTCCTAGTAATGAGACCTAGTCGTCAG AACTCGAAATCAACAAAAggccaaattaaatatttggtaTACTGCATGGAGAATGCTATTCTAAATCTTCCACCAGAACAGGAACAGATGGTCTGGTTGATTGATTTCCAGGGTTTCAATATGTCACACATATCAATAAAGGTGACACGTGAAACAGCCCATGTATTACAAGAACATTATCCTGAACGTCTTGGTCTGGCAATACTGTACAATGCACCTAAGTTCTTTGAACCATTTTTCAcg ATGGTAAAGCCCTTATTAGAGACTAAGACTTATAATAAAGTCAAGTTCGGTTACTCTGATGATCAGAACACCAAGAAGATTATGGAggatttgtttgattttgatcatCTTGAATCTGCATTTGGCGGGAATGATGATACAGGATTTGACATAAATAGATATGCTGAGAGAATGAAAGAGGATGATAAGAAGACTTACTCTCTCTGGACAAGGGAAAACTCTCCACCATCAGTCCCAAATCTTGCTCTTTCTTTAGATTCGACTAGGTTAGAATCAGATACTGATGCTTCAGACAGTGAGAAAATAGACTCTTCCCCTGACCTCGTGATGGATACAGGTATCATTAACCCTGATCAGAAAAGCTTGGTTaatgaaggagaaaaaaatgcCAGTGCAGATATTCATTAG
- the LOC100812757 gene encoding probable beta-D-xylosidase 7: MALPHSFATIIISFFLLNLHHHHAESTRPPYSCDSSSNSPYYSFCNTKLPITKRAQDLVSRLTLDEKLAQLVNTAPAIPRLGIPSYQWWSEALHGVADAGFGIRFNGTIKSATSFPQVILTAASFDPNLWYQISKTIGREARAVYNAGQATGMTFWAPNINVFRDPRWGRGQETAGEDPLMNAKYGVAYVRGLQGDSFEGGKLAERLQASACCKHFTAYDLDQWKGLDRFVFDARVTSQDLADTYQPPFQSCIEQGRASGIMCAYNRVNGVPNCADFNLLTKTARQQWKFDGYITSDCGAVSIIHEKQGYAKTAEDAIADVFRAGMDVECGDYITKHAKSAVFQKKLPISQIDRALQNLFSIRIRLGLFDGNPTKLPFGTIGPNEVCSKQSLQLALEAARDGIVLLKNTNSLLPLPKTNPTIALIGPNANASSKVFLGNYYGRPCNLVTLLQGFEGYAKTVYHPGCDDGPQCAYAQIEEAVEVAKKVDYVVLVMGLDQSQERESHDREYLGLPGKQEELIKSVARAAKRPVVVVLLCGGPVDITSAKFDDKVGGILWAGYPGELGGVALAQVVFGDHNPGGKLPITWYPKDFIKVPMTDMRMRADPASGYPGRTYRFYTGPKVYEFGYGLSYTKYSYKLLSLSHSTLHINQSSTHLMTQNSETIRYKLVSELAEETCQTMLLSIALGVTNRGNLAGKHPVLLFVRQGKVRNINNGNPVKQLVGFQSVKVNAGETVQVGFELSPCEHLSVANEAGSMVIEEGSYLFIVGDQEYPIEVTV, translated from the exons ATGGCTCTTCCTCACTCTTTCGCTACCATTatcatctctttctttctcctcaatctccaccaccaccacgccGAGTCAACTCGGCCCCCTTATTCCTGCGACTCGTCCTCCAACTCACCCTACTACTCATTCTGCAACACCAAGCTCCCCATCACCAAAAGAGCCCAAGACCTCGTGTCGCGACTCACCCTCGACGAGAAACTCGCCCAACTCGTCAACACGGCACCGGCGATTCCCCGACTCGGCATCCCGAGTTACCAGTGGTGGAGCGAAGCCCTGCACGGCGTCGCCGACGCCGGCTTCGGCATCAGGTTCAATGGTACCATCAAATCCGCCACCAGCTTCCCCCAAGTCATTCTCACCGCAGCTTCCTTCGACCCAAACCTCTGGTACCAAATTAGCAAG aCTATTGGGAGGGAAGCGAGGGCGGTGTACAATGCGGGGCAAGCGACGGGGATGACGTTTTGGGCTCCGAACATAAACGTTTTCAGGGATCCACGGTGGGGGAGAGGGCAAGAGACTGCAGGAGAAGACCCTTTGATGAATGCCAAGTATGGTGTGGCGTATGTGAGAGGGCTTCAAGGGGATTCCTTTGAAGGAGGGAAACTGGCTGAGAGGCTTCAAGCTTCGGCGTGTTGCAAGCACTTCACTGCCTATGATTTGGACCAATGGAAGGGCCTCGATCGCTTTGTCTTCGATGCTCGT GTCACATCGCAAGATTTGGCAGACACATACCAACCTCCATTTCAAAGTTGCATAGAGCAAGGTCGAGCCAGTGGGATAATGTGTGCCTACAACCGTGTCAATGGGGTTCCAAACTGTGCAGATTTCAATCTTCTAACCAAAACCGCAAGACAACAATGGAAATTCGatgg GTATATTACATCAGATTGTGGAGCAGTCTCTATCATACACGAGAAGCAAGGTTATGCAAAAACAGCAGAGGACGCTATAGCCGATGTTTTTAGGGCAG GGATGGATGTGGAGTGTGGTGATTACATAACCAAGCATGCAAAATCAGCAGTGTTCCAAAAAAAACTACCCATATCTCAAATCGACCGTGCCCTTCAGAACCTCTTCTCCATTAGAATAAGACTAGGCCTATTCGATGGAAACCCCACCAAGCTTCCATTTGGCACAATTGGTCCCAACGAAGTGTGCTCCAAACAAAGCCTCCAACTAGCCCTAGAAGCAGCAAGGGATGGCATAGTGCTTCTAAAGAACACAAACTCACTCCTCCCACTTCCAAAAACAAACCCCACTATCGCATTAATAGGCCCCAATGCCAATGCCTCATCAAAAGTCTTCCTAGGAAACTATTATGGGCGTCCTTGCAATTTGGTGACACTTTTGCAAGGCTTTGAGGGCTATGCTAAAACGGTTTACCATCCTGGGTGTGATGATGGCCCACAATGTGCTTATGCTCAAATAGAAGAGGCAGTGGAGGTTGCAAAAAAAGTGGATTATGTGGTATTGGTTATGGGTTTGGATCAAAGTCAAGAGAGGGAGTCACATGATAGAGAGTACTTAGGGTTGCCAGGGAAGCAAGAAGAGCTTATTAAGAGTGTAGCTAGGGCTGCTAAGAGACCTGTTGTTGTGGTGCTTTTGTGTGGAGGCCCGGTTGATATTACTTCGGCTAAGTTTGATGATAAGGTTGGAGGAATCTTGTGGGCTGGGTACCCGGGGGAACTTGGAGGAGTGGCCCTGGCCCAGGTTGTATTTGGTGATCATAACCCAG GTGGAAAACTACCAATTACTTGGTACCCAAAAGATTTCATCAAAGTACCAATGACAGATATGAGAATGAGAGCAGATCCAGCATCAGGCTACCCTGGGAGAACCTACAGATTCTACACTGGTCCAAAGGTCTATGAATTTGGCTACGGCCTAAGCTACACAAAATATTCCTACAAGCTCCTCTCACTCTCACACAGCACCCTCCACATCAACCAATCATCCACACATTTAATGACTCAAAATTCCGAAACCATACGCTACAAGCTGGTTTCGGAGTTGGCGGAAGAAACATGCCAGACCATGTTGTTGTCGATCGCATTGGGAGTCACGAATCGTGGTAACTTGGCAGGGAAGCATCCGGTGTTGCTGTTTGTGAGGCAGGGAAAGGTGAGAAACATTAATAATGGGAATCCGGTGAAACAGTTGGTGGGGTTTCAAAGTGTGAAGGTGAATGCAGGGGAAACGGTTCAAGTGGGGTTTGAGCTAAGCCCTTGTGAGCATCTTAGCGTGGCTAATGAGGCTGGTTCGATGGTGATTGAAGAAGGgtcttatttgtttattgttGGGGACCAAGAGTACCCAATTGAAGTCACTGTTTGA